A stretch of DNA from Streptomyces spiramyceticus:
GAGGTGATCATGGAAGACAAGACCGAAACGGTGTGCCGGATCTGCGGATACGACGACGGAGACGTGCTGTACGACGAGTACGGCTGCGCCACTTTCGTCATTTGTCCGTGCTGCCACAGTGAGTCCGGTATCGAGGATTGCAAGCTGTCAGGGGTCCGCGAGTCGCGCGGGCTGTGGAGCCAAGTGGGACTCGCCCAAGTACGGGCCGGCCGATTGGGATCTTCTGAAGCAGCTCTTGAATATCCCACCTGCGTGGCAGTGACCCGACAGGTCGTGGAGTCTCAATGGCCGCGTCAAGCCCACCAGCGGTCTTGAAAACCGTCGTGGCAGCGATGTCACCGTGGGTTCAAATCCCACACCCACCGCAGATGAACGGCCCCTGACCAGGTGAATCGGTCGGGGACCGTTCTCATGTGCGCTGTCCGTCAACCACCGTGGTTCTCCGTCAGTCCCCGGTCGACCGGGCACGGCAGGGGCACGGTCACCTTCTGATCTGTAGGCCAAGGTTGCTGGGCTCAACCCGACTCTGCGGCAAAGTGGGCGTTCCACCAAGCGAAGATCCACCCTGACGCAGCGGCCGCCGTCCGGCCCTTACACCCCACCCAAAGCTTCATGGCGATCACCTTGCCCTTCTTGAGCCACTCAGAGAGATCGAATGACGTACAGATGGTGGTGGCGATGATCACGCACATTGCGATGGACACTACGGGCTCGGGAGTCGAGTTCAACCCAGCAACCCTGTGATTATCTCATGCGGCCAACCGACTACCGGCGCGTTCGTCATTCGCCCCTACCCACCACTCACCCGAGCTCCCATCCCGTCCGCCTTTGACCCACACACCGTGGAGCGGGCGTGGTTCAGGGTGTCAAGGTGGAGCGCGCCACTGTACGAACGACCTTGACGCCCTGGGCCGCGACTGCTCGGCTCTGCCTGGAGCGAAGGTGGTCGGGATGGGAGCCCACGACGCTCGCCACGATGCGGCCGGCACTCGCCAACGGCGCCCCGTCCATCCCGGAGTCTGAGCGCCCCCGCCGGAGGCATGTCTTGAAGCCTCGGGCTTGGTTCTCGTCTCATGCCCTCCGGGCCTGTCCAGTGTGGGCGCGCGTCGGCGGCGGCAGCGCCGAACGGGCCGAAGGCAGGAGCGCGGGCGCAGCCAGAGTTGGGAAGCGCGCCCGGCGAAGCGGAGCGCAGCCGGGTGCCTTGAACCCGTAAAGAAAGTTGTTACTCAAACTTCGGCTGGGATGTGCCACAGCGGAGCTTGGTACTGCTCCGGGCGGCTGCTGAGCAGAAGAGACCTGAGGTCCTGGCGTTGAGTGCCGTTTAGGCCAAGAGCCTCAGTGATCCTGCGGAACGTCGTGTGCGTGATGCCTCGGTCGCGGGCCTCGGCCTCGAAGCGGTCGAGTTGGTGGAGTGTGCTCTCCGGGGAGAGCACCTGTTCCGGCTGGGAGCCGAGCCAAGTGGCCTTGTTGCGCTCGTAGTCGATCTCTGAGAATCCGCAGATCTCGCGGCTGTGCTGCTCGGCCTCTTCGAGGCTTTCGGTAGCCAGGATGGCTCGGGCGAGTTGGTTGCGGTTGAGCGCGTCGTCCAGCTCGGCTTCGTGGATCGTGGGGCCCTCGTCGGTGAGTGGGACTGGTAGGCCGGCGTCCCTGACTTCGCACAGGCCGCGGACGCCCCGGGCTGTAGCCGCGAGCATCGCCGTTGCTTCGGAGGGGTGCCATTCCAGCACCTGGCTGACCGGCTCGACGTGCTCGGCCGTGAGCGTGAGGGCGGGCGGTCCCATTCGCTCGCGTAGGTCTTCGGCGGGTAGTTCGCCGTCCAGGCCGGGGCCTGCGATGAGCAGTCGTACGCGGGCGTTGACCTGGCAGCAGGCCGCGAGTGTGAGGGCATCGGCCAGTGGACTGCGAAGAGTTGGCTCGTCGCCTCGGGCGAGGATGTCGCCGCCGACGTCCAGGAGGTCGATGGATTCAGGGGCCAGGTGCTCGGTAAGTTCTTCGAGCTGGCGTGTGATGCCCTCGGCGCCGTGATGCGGGTCGATGAGGGCGAAAGTGTGGGGCAACTCGGCGGCCAGCCTGGGAAGGGTGGCCCCTGCCGGAGCTACCGGCTTCGCGTCGGCCGGCACGGCTTGGACGCTTCTGGTGATCGGGCGGAGCCCAGTGAAGTTGGCCGGTCCCCGTGGACCCGGCAAGGGGTCGATCAAGAGGCGGTCCCACGCGTAAGTGAGGATCATCGCTGGGCTCTGTCCGCCGTACAGGGCGGCGTCGAGCATTGCGGCGGCGACAGCGTCGCCCCCTCCTCCTGCTGCCACGATCAAGCGCGTCACCCGGCTCAGCGTACGGGTTACGGGATGGCCACTCACTCTATAGTGGCCACTGGTCATAGCCACTTAAGGAAGGGGCTCCGATGCCGAAGATTGAAGAGGCCCAGCCCAAGTACCTCCAGATCGCGCACCACATCCGCGATCAGATCTTGCGGGGCGACTTGCGGCCTGGTGATGAGGTTCCTTCCGAGCGGCAACTCGCTGCGGGCTGGGGCGTTTCGCGGCCGACGGCCGCGCGCTCACTGGAGGCGCTGAGCCATCAAGGTCTGGTCGAGAAGCGGCAGGGTTCGGGCACGTATGTGCGTGGTCTTGCGGTGAACCGTCGGGCTCGTGAGCTGTACGGCCGGGCCAAGCAGACGGGCAAGATCTACACCCCCGGCGAGTACGCCGTGATCACGTCGGCCGGATGGCTGGAAGCGCCCGACTACGTTGCCGAGGCCCTGAATCTGGCAGCGGGTGCCCGCGCTGTTCACCGTCGCCGAGTGACCAAGGATCAGTCGGGGCCGATCAACTTGTCGACCTCATGGTTCGGCCCGGACGTGGGTGAACGCGCGCCGAAGCTCCGTGATCCGGACCGGATCCAGGAGGGCACGTTGATGTACGTCGAGACCATGACCGGGCGCCAAGGCAGCTATGCCGAGGATCGGATGTGCTCTCGGTTGGCCACCCAAGACGAGGCTTCCGACCTGGAGTTGGAGCCTGGTTCGGCTGTGCTGATCGTCCATCATGTCGTCTTCGACCTGCAGGACCGTCCGTTGGAGTTCGCGGAGGCGTCGTACCCGCCGAACCGTTGGGCGTTCGAGCAGGGCTACCCGATCAGTTAGAAGTCGCGCCTCTCTTGGCGAATTGCTTGCAGACCTGAAGTGGCCAATGCCACTATCCACTAAGTGGCTAAGGCCACTTAGTGGAAGGGGCGTGAGCGTGAGCCAGCAGCACGCGGAAGGGCGGCACGCCGAGCGGGAAGCGGCGTGCCGTGGGTGTCGAGGTCAGGGCTTCAATCGGGTCGGCTCACGTTCCGGCTTAGCGCTGCCTGCCGTCGACGTTCGCGCTCGTGCAATGTCCAAGCGGCGCTGTCTGGACTGCGACGGCACCGGTAGGGAGTAGGAAGCGCATGAACGATGCCCATGGCAGTCCTGTCGGTCCTCCGGCTGTGCCGGTGTCCATCGGCGGGATGACCCTGTATCCGGTTCCTGAGTCCGTCGCGCGGGCGCGGCGCTGGTTCCGAAAGCTCATTGATCCGGAAGAGCTGACGTGCTCACTGGACGACTGCGTATTGATGATCTCCGAACTGGTCACGAACGCAGTTCTCTACGGGGAAGCGGAGGATCCTTGGCGCGTACGGGTGGAGTGGTGGCGCATCGGCCAGTCGCTGCGCGTGGACGTGCACAACCCAGGCTTCCCGGCCAAGGTGCGGATGCGTCAGCCCCCCGCCAATGACGCACACGGACGAGGACTGTGCCTGGTCAACGCGCTGGCTGACTCGTGGTGCGCCGGTCCCAGTCCCTTCGGCGGTACGCGGGTGTCCTTCTCGATCAACGATGCATGGAAGCCCTGACTCGTCGCGGGGTCCTTCTATTGGCCGGCTCGGGGCGGCCTACTCGCGCAACTGGAGGCGCGGAAGGAGACCCGCGACTCCGCTCGGTAGGCAGAAATCCGTGGATCCTGGCCGATGTCAGATCTAGGCTGACCCGCATGTTCGGTCATGCGAGAACTTCATACGTGTGCCTGCCCTGCCAGGCTTCGTACAAGCAGGCATATCCGACGCCATTCAACGATCAAGAGCGTCGCTGTCCTCGCTGCGCTGATCCACTGATCCATGTGGGCTCTGCCTTTGCCCCGCCTCCGAAGCGGGACAGCGAGGGATGGCGCGTCCTCTCCGTGCTCTTGAACGCCGACATCCGCTTCCACAAGAGCTGCTGCGGTGGCCCCGGCTACCGGCCGCGCACGCTGCGAGAAGTCAAGGAACGATTGGCGTACGCGGAAGCCACCGGCGAGCCGATCGCCACAGCGCTCGTGCGCCGCGAACTGCCCTAGTTCGCCACGAGCGGCGTCGGCCTTCTGATCCCTGCATCAGACAGCATCGCTGTTCAGGAAGTCGGGAAAGCAGACGCCTCAAGCGTCAACTGTGGCGTTCTCCCGAGCTTCCACCGCGATACCCGGTGCTGGAACCCTGTTGGTGTTGCTGCCCTCCTCGGCCACTCGGGCGCATTGCGGGAAGGGCGGGAAGCCGTCCTGTGTGGCTGGGCAGTGCTGCGGCGGCTGGGCTGGTAGTAGATCGGCTCGCTGCCCGAACGCGGGTCGGGCAGCGAGCGGCGGAGTACGCCTTGGCCGCCAGGACCGTGTCCGGCCGGGTGCGCGGACGGGCCTCGTAGCCGAGGCGCGCGCAGGGCGGCCGTCACAGAATCGAGCGCCCCGGGCGCGCTCACCTGTGCGTTGCGTGGCCTCCCGCGGACCCCATGACGGCGCCCGCCGACCGCTGTTGGGTGGCGGCGACTCGGCGCTGCTGCATCGACGTCACCTGCTGCACGACCACGACGGCCAGCACCGCCGACGCCAGAGTCAGGGCGCCTTCGAAGAAGCTCAGCAGGGCGAGCAGGCGGGCCTCGTCGAGGTCCTTGGCCTCGTCCCAGGTCTGCCAGGCCTTGGAGACGTACAGCAGACCGATACTCCCGGCGAACGACAGCCACCATGCGTGCAGCGCGGCGCGTGAGGGCGTTGGCCGCTCGGGCCGGGTGGCGTAGGGCGCGGGGGCGGGCGGCGATGCGCTGGCGGTCCAGACGTCGTTGATGACCTGCTTGGGCACCCACAGGTGAGCCACGGGCACGAACCAGGCGGCCAGCGCCCATCCGCGCCCGAGCCTGTGCGCCTGCGCGTCGAACAGTTCGGCGTTGATCCGTACGCGCCGGAACCAGATGAGCCACAGCACGACGGTCGCGAGCATGATGACGGACCAGATCCCCAGGAACGCCTCCGGCGTGCCCTTCCACGTCAATTGGAGCGCATGGAGCAGGTCGGAAGGGTTCGATCCGGTCAGGTCCGCCGAACTTCGGACGTCGTTCAGTTCACCGACGAGCTTCGCCTCGTAGTTGAGGTCGATGACGGACACGAGCATTCCGGAGCCCAGAAGGATGACCAGCGCATTGGACAGGCCCTTGGGCGATTTCAGCACCGGCCCGCCGGCCGCCGGGCGCGGCAGCGGTGTCGCGGGACCGAACCCCGGCGTCGGCACAGGTCCGTGCATGCCGGGAGCCGGGTGGGACGGGAACGGGAACGCGGGCCCGAACTGGCCTGTCGGGGCGGCCGGTACGTGACCGCCGGGCACCACCATTGGCGGTTGCTCCGTCATGTCGGCATCCAGCAGCCGTGCCGCGTCCCGCCCCAGGTGCGCGGTCAGTCCGGCAGGCAGCCACGCGCCCGCGTCCTGTTCCTGCACGTACGGCTCGGTGAGCTCCCGCAGTTGCGCGACCGTCGGCCGGTCCTCGGCGTTCTTGGCGAGACAGGCGGTGATCAGACGGAGGACGGGGCCCTCGGGAATCGCCGAGAGGTCCGGCTCCTCGTGGGCTATGCGGAAGAGCAGCGCGTGGATGCCGCTCTCGACCCCGCCGAACGGCACTCGCCCGGTCATGGCGTACGCGAGGACCGAGCCGAGGCAGAACACATCGCTCGCCGTGCCGACCCGCTCGCCCCGCACCTGCTCGGGTGACATGAAGCCGGGAGAGCCGATCACCGCACCGGTACGGGTGGCGGGGGCCTCCGCGACCGGTTCCAGGGCGCGGGCGATTCCGAAGTCGATGACGCGCGGACCGTCGAGGGTGATCAGCACATTGGAGGGCTTGAGGTCACGATGGACGAGTCCCGCGCGGTGGATGTCCGCGAGAGCTCCGAGCAGTCCGTTGGCCAGAACGAGCGCGGACCGTTCGGACAGCGGCCCGAAGGTGTCGTCGGACACGACGTCCTGGAGCGACGGCCCGGCGATGTAGCCGGTCGCCACCCATGGCGTGGCGGCGTTCGTGTCGGCGTCGAGCACGGGGGCGGTCCACTGGCCACCCACGCGCCGGGCGGCCTCCACTTCCTGCTGGAACCGCCGCCGGAACTCCGCCTGGCCGGCGAGCTCTCTGTGCACCAGTTTCACCGCGACGGTACGGCCGCCGGCGGACCTGGCCAGATAGACCTGTCCCATGCCTCCGGCACCGAGTCTGCGCAGCAGCCGGTACGCACCGATCGCCCGTGGATCGCCCGGATTCAGGTACTCCATGTGCGGTTGGTCCTCCCCCTGCTGCGATTCGCTCGCGACGCCAGCCAGAAGGATAAGTGCGTTCGCGGACCGGGATGCCCACGGGTGCTTCGCGCGCGGGGCCGTCGACCGAGTCCTCCGCCGGGGCGGTGACACGGCCGACGGCCCCAGGGCGAGGGAAAGGCATCCTGACCTGTGGATACGGTCGGACACGGTCGGAGTGATCATGCATCGCTGGTCTGCTGGGGCCCCGCCGCCGGTGAGTACGTGAAACCGACCACCGAGCCGCTCGTGGGCGTGGACTGGACGGTGTCGCTGCCGGCCACGACCGGGTGACCCGTCACCGCCACGTGCCCGGTGCGCGGAATGCCGAACGTGGCCAGGGCGATCGAGCTGGCCCGGCCCCAGCCCGTGCGGCGGCGGGAGTGTGCGGGGCGCGTACGCGGGCGAGCAGGACGGCGGTGAGCGCGGCAAGTTCGGTGGCATCCGGGGCGCCGCGTTCCACGGTGAACAGCGGTTTGTCCTTCAACTCTCCTCCAGGCGGGCTAGGGCGTGTCCGGCGGAACAGGCCGGCTTCAGGGTGCGGCGTGTTCTCGGTGCAGATGTGCATGCCAAGCCCCGCGGCCCAGGCATGATCCGCCGGACACGCCCTAGACGGGCGGGTTGCCGTGCTTGCGCTCCGGCAGGGGCGCGTGCTTCGCACGCAGCATGGCGAGTGAGCTGATGAGGATCCGGCGGGTGTCGACCGGGTCGATGACGTCGTCCACGAGCCCGCGCTCCGCCGCGTAGTAGGGGTGCATCAGCTCGGAGCGGTACTCCTCGATGAGCCGGGTGCGCGTGGCCTCGGGGTCCGGTGATGCGGCGATCTCGCGGCGGAAGACGACGTTTGCGGCGCCTTCCGCGCCCATCA
This window harbors:
- a CDS encoding GntR family transcriptional regulator translates to MPKIEEAQPKYLQIAHHIRDQILRGDLRPGDEVPSERQLAAGWGVSRPTAARSLEALSHQGLVEKRQGSGTYVRGLAVNRRARELYGRAKQTGKIYTPGEYAVITSAGWLEAPDYVAEALNLAAGARAVHRRRVTKDQSGPINLSTSWFGPDVGERAPKLRDPDRIQEGTLMYVETMTGRQGSYAEDRMCSRLATQDEASDLELEPGSAVLIVHHVVFDLQDRPLEFAEASYPPNRWAFEQGYPIS
- a CDS encoding acyl-CoA carboxylase epsilon subunit, with protein sequence MHICTENTPHPEAGLFRRTRPSPPGGELKDKPLFTVERGAPDATELAALTAVLLARVRAPHTPAAARAGAGPARSPWPRSAFRAPGTWR
- a CDS encoding DUF1152 domain-containing protein, with translation MLDAALYGGQSPAMILTYAWDRLLIDPLPGPRGPANFTGLRPITRSVQAVPADAKPVAPAGATLPRLAAELPHTFALIDPHHGAEGITRQLEELTEHLAPESIDLLDVGGDILARGDEPTLRSPLADALTLAACCQVNARVRLLIAGPGLDGELPAEDLRERMGPPALTLTAEHVEPVSQVLEWHPSEATAMLAATARGVRGLCEVRDAGLPVPLTDEGPTIHEAELDDALNRNQLARAILATESLEEAEQHSREICGFSEIDYERNKATWLGSQPEQVLSPESTLHQLDRFEAEARDRGITHTTFRRITEALGLNGTQRQDLRSLLLSSRPEQYQAPLWHIPAEV
- a CDS encoding ATP-binding protein translates to MNDAHGSPVGPPAVPVSIGGMTLYPVPESVARARRWFRKLIDPEELTCSLDDCVLMISELVTNAVLYGEAEDPWRVRVEWWRIGQSLRVDVHNPGFPAKVRMRQPPANDAHGRGLCLVNALADSWCAGPSPFGGTRVSFSINDAWKP
- a CDS encoding protein kinase domain-containing protein, with the protein product MEYLNPGDPRAIGAYRLLRRLGAGGMGQVYLARSAGGRTVAVKLVHRELAGQAEFRRRFQQEVEAARRVGGQWTAPVLDADTNAATPWVATGYIAGPSLQDVVSDDTFGPLSERSALVLANGLLGALADIHRAGLVHRDLKPSNVLITLDGPRVIDFGIARALEPVAEAPATRTGAVIGSPGFMSPEQVRGERVGTASDVFCLGSVLAYAMTGRVPFGGVESGIHALLFRIAHEEPDLSAIPEGPVLRLITACLAKNAEDRPTVAQLRELTEPYVQEQDAGAWLPAGLTAHLGRDAARLLDADMTEQPPMVVPGGHVPAAPTGQFGPAFPFPSHPAPGMHGPVPTPGFGPATPLPRPAAGGPVLKSPKGLSNALVILLGSGMLVSVIDLNYEAKLVGELNDVRSSADLTGSNPSDLLHALQLTWKGTPEAFLGIWSVIMLATVVLWLIWFRRVRINAELFDAQAHRLGRGWALAAWFVPVAHLWVPKQVINDVWTASASPPAPAPYATRPERPTPSRAALHAWWLSFAGSIGLLYVSKAWQTWDEAKDLDEARLLALLSFFEGALTLASAVLAVVVVQQVTSMQQRRVAATQQRSAGAVMGSAGGHATHR
- a CDS encoding deoxyxylulose-5-phosphate synthase, with product MFGHARTSYVCLPCQASYKQAYPTPFNDQERRCPRCADPLIHVGSAFAPPPKRDSEGWRVLSVLLNADIRFHKSCCGGPGYRPRTLREVKERLAYAEATGEPIATALVRRELP